In Montipora foliosa isolate CH-2021 chromosome 9, ASM3666993v2, whole genome shotgun sequence, the DNA window aattacaaacatgaaaaaacccTAAAAGATGTTTTTATTTCTAGAAGGTAGTGTTATGGAAAGGGACACTCAGTCAAGGGAGGGGTCCTTTATGAACGACATACAGTAAGCATTCTCACATGTATGTTCTTTAATTCAAACTTATACATATATACACTGAGAAAGCAGTTTTTTTGGACTCACTCTGTATGTTTCCATAACAGTAGCTTCTGGAAAACGCCGATTTTTGACCCTCTGACAGATCCAACTGTTGAATCGTTCATAGCAATACATCCACCAACTGTGGACTGGGCCTTGTTGCTCGATCCCATTTACAGAATGGCGCAAGATGTGAAGACTTATGGTCTAGACAAACAATCAATGTGTAATGTGTAATGTAAGTAACATCATATGGTCTGAACATGCTCAGAGAAACACAGTTTCTGATAAACAATAATATATAATCAATCCGCTGGCCACCAGCAGTGCCACATTGCAATATTctctattttgtttatttttatgtaCACCTGTTTGTAATTAAAAACCCTTCTGGTTTTCAAGAGGACATCTTATTCTTTATTACAAAAACTACAGGAAACAGCCGAATAAAAGAACTAGTGGATTGACAACCtccaggctgaaatttggtcaGAACAAATGAAACATGTTCTCATGTTAAAaaatagggtatcaaaaatTGGAAAACAGTGGGGCTGATCTATGTGTGCTGGACCATTACAAACACACATTACAGTATTTCACAGTAGGGATTGAAGCTGCTAGAGTACAGGCTGGTTTTATGGTTTCATTTAATAAAACAGTGATTGCATAattgtacatacatacatacataaactttatttcagtgtcaatGTATTTAGCTGACGTcagctaattggggacactacactagtacaaaatattaaaatatatatgtacatacaTAATAAACTCTGTATAACAGTTAACAGTTAACTTATGATTATGTAATGATTACTAAAGTACCTGAACACTAATAGGGAAGTCACGTTCTAACTGTGCACAGACTTCATTTACTTCCTTTTCCAAGGCAGGCAAGTCATGCAATTCCTGAGTGTCACTACAAATCTTTTCAAGAACATCCAGGAGGCGGAAGAGTGAAATCCTTTGGTTTCGTCCAAGAAGGCCTCTTAAGCAGAACTTTAAGATTCCATCTGTGGCAAGCTAACACAATAAGTTACAAAATAACAGTCAAACGCCACTTTTCAGCCTACTctaaagctacatgtattaagTAACCACCCTACTTTTCTATTCAAAAACAGTGTAGTCACAACCTTTCTACCTCTTTTAATTAAGCTGCGACAACCAGTTCCTCGGACTGGtgatttaaaaattaattttatgtaAAAAATTTTTGGAATGTCATCACTAAACACAATTCCACAcacacatgtattttaaataTACATGTTCACAATTAATAAACAGCTAACACACTTGAAAAATATAATAAGTGAAAAGATGTAACTTATGTTCAATtcgctacatgtacatgtacagtagacAATCAAAACCTAAAGAAAACTGCAGCACAGGACTGTCTACTTGGGTAAATATACACACCATGGCCACCTTCTATTTGGCAAATACTCAACATTACTTGACACATATACAATACAAATGTTTTTGTACCTGTTTCCAGTCATGTGATTTGAGGTATGGTTTCTTACAGAAGAAAGCACATGGCTTCCAGCTATAACCTGAGGGCACGCACACATTAAGTGCCCGCTTATCAGCCAGTTTGAGGTCCGCACTAGATAGACGAAATGGAGCAGCAGGCAGCATGTTTCTCTCGCTCTTTGATTTGCCTCTTTTTCTCGCTGTTTGCTCTGTTTTGGTTTCATCACctagaaaacaacaaaataacaataaaacagATCCGACCATAAGAAAAACCTTAATGTTTTTTACTTCGCAGATGGATTTAAACATTCTGAATGGAGCTGTTTTGCTTTGTAAACTCCAGTGTAATACAAAAAGGCAAATACAGAAAGCAAATTTACTGTGTGAATGTATTCATGGCTAAGTTGAAACTGAAAAAGGAAGTTGCCCACCAAAATACTGTTACTGTATTTGACTGGAAACAACATCAGATGTTTTCTAAGGTTTTTTGACCAGAAAATCACCTTCAAATAATGTTGAGCTGCAGTAGATCTTTAGATAAAGCAAAAATTTATTGTTTACTTTGTTCACATTGAGCGATTTTTCACGATTTATGCAAGTTTTGATTAATGCGATCGGATGCAAGTTGAGGTTCATCATTATGCAAAATCACACAACTGGCCGGCCACAGTTTTgtgaggtacatgtacatgtaactgtaaaacaaaaacaacaaattaatgACTTAATTAACCCTAGGTTTGCCTGTTTGAAAAAGTAGAGATTATAATAATGAGGTGGCAAAATTAATGTGGCCACTGTTATAAAATGTAGAAACCTACTTTGTGTGGCCTTTCCAGCTGCTTCAGGCTCGTCAACTTGCTTTTCCTGTAGCCAGCATCCTTGAAAACGACCCAACTCTTTTTCTGCCTTTCTAACTTTTATGCTATCACCTTTACCAGTAATTAAGTCAAAAAATGTGCAAACAATATTTTTGAGGTCATGCATCAGGTCAGGAAAAGCTTGATTTGGCCTGTCATAGTTGGGCAACAACATGAAACAGTTGACACCTCGTGATCCAGTAGCTTTAGCAACATTACTGGCTTGTGCTTTGTTCTTTGCTCTGTTGTGGGCAACTGAATTCCAAAGAATATCACTGATATTGGCTTCTTCTGGTGCTGACCTTTTTTCTGGTTTGAAGTCTGGAAAGGACCTTTTCTGTTTACGCAAGGGGTGATCTTCACTAAGATAGCGTCTGTTTTCCAGATAGACTACCTTGTCCAAAGAGGACACAAATTGGCCTAGAAGTAATAAAAAAGAGAAGCAAAGGAAACATTGTACCATACACTGCATGTATTTAATGACATTTTGACCCAAAAATATTCATTTCAATAACATTTCAGACTTACAGCTGGTTAGCTTTACATTAAGTATTGGTCTTGTCTGATCAAACTGCGACTTACATTTGAGGACAGAAAAAAGTAATTACTAATCCCCATGAAATTCCAAAAAACTGAGAGGCAAAACTCCTCCCTTCCCTTTAATAAACTTACCTTTTGACTTCTGATGATGTCAGTGAAAAGGCATGAATGTATGAAACGTAGTAATTTAAGTTGGTGGAATGTTTCAACAGAAAACTTTAGATGTCGCATGATACGCGATATAAAAGCTGTAATGTACTTTCAGGGCATTGTATATTATATTGATTTCTTCTGCTGTGCACAAGATTAAAAGCAAGTACGTATTAAAAGCTTACAGAACAATAAGTAACAAATTGTGATGTGTATTAAAATTTGTTTGCAGACTCGGCATTGGGAGCATTACAAAACTACATGATATGGTTAAAATAGTAAGATGGTCACGCATTACATGTAATTTCCCAGGGTTGGGGGCATTTGATCGCCTTAATTGGGGCATTTGAATGGCTTTTTGGCTCAGGGAGAGGGGGATTTGAACACTAATTTactaaaaattcaaatgcccaAGGGGTTGTTtgggggggggaagggagggaTTTCGAAGCCTCGATTTGACCGGTACACAAGTTTGCAATGGTATCATCCAATTATCATTTTGTGGAGGTATTTGAAAAGTTAAGCATTGATAAGATAATGAGTAATGATGGCAACACGGTTCACTTTTTAGTATTATATTGTTCAGTTTGCCTTAACTCTAATCTCACACCACATGCAACCTTGTAAGGCAGTCTGGCCTGCTGCTGTAAAAACCTTTCCCAGACCAGGATAGTTAAGAACATAACTCATCAGGGCAACTTTGAATGTAAATGACGCATTTCTGAAGGCATCAAAAAAAGTGGCACCAGACAGTTCCAGAACTTCATCTACCACTATTTCAAGGTATGGATCAAGGTGTTTTGGCTCTTGGCCTTCTGTTTGAGCTGGAACTATACCAGCAAGCATGATATTCTCAAACAGATTGCGTACGTTCCTAGGTAGGTTAAGGGCAGTAAGCATAATTGGCCACATTGAGTAATTGACCTTATTGCTACTTAACGGATTGATACCATCAGTGGAAAGTTGTAACAGCATTCCTCGGAGATCGCCATTGCAGAATCCTTCCTCCGAGAAAGCTTGTTTCCATGAAGGGGAATCATGAATGTCACGCATAATGGAAGAGTCTTCACAATCATCACGATTATCAGCATGGCTCTGAATGACTTCAGAAATACTTGCGTTTCCAAACATTCTTCTCCAACGAGGTCCAagaggaaaataaagaaatcttCTTCTAGCATTAATCTTGTTACCCCAATATCAATTAGATCCGCAAACGGGACACTTTTGCAGCTTTGAATAGTCGTATCTACTAGTCTTGCGAAAGATGACACAGTCGTTTGGACAAACATGGTAAGATACTGTTGGAAGCAGAAATGGCTTGACAAAGTTGTACGCTGCATCGTACGACCCAGGAAGGTTATTTGGCTGTGGTAACAAACGCTTCTTCAATCGCAAAAGATCAGATAAGGCACTTTTGTTTGTGGATGGGTGTTCAGTAAACCACATAAAATAACTCGCAAATGCTTGAAGAACAGTGATATctctattttcaaaaaaaaggaATCTTGGCATTTTCACTGTCATAAATGTCGTGTTCCATTTCAAGGTCACAGTCTTTGTCGTCAGAGCTACTATAAGAAGGTAAGGATTCATTACTCCCACTATCGTCGCTTAATGCGGCTAAATCATGTTCTATCGAGACTTCATTGTCACTAGATGAACTCGTAATGTCGATTTCGTTTTGAATTATTTCGCCATCACTTTGCTCACTAATACTCGTTGAATCTATCCGACGTCGTTTGAAATTTCTGCCGCAGTTTTCCTCACTTGAATATGATAGTTCCGCAAATGAATCATTGCCATCATGTCTGTAATCGTTCGTCTCAGCCAACAATTCATCCCCGCTCCTGCTTTCAGATAACTGATCATCATGATCATtgtcatcatgtctgtaatcgTTCGACTTGGCCAACGATTCATCCTCGCTCCCGCTTTCTGATAACTGATTATCATGATCACCTGAATATCGGCCAAACACTTCTAGATGCCTCTTCACGATCTTAATTGATTGGGTGCATTCGgatttgcaatttttgcaaggACAAACATGGTCTTTACTTGCTGTACGTTTTTTATCGCTCATGTGCTGCTCCGAGTATGGCATCTTCCTCACTCGTCGTTCTAGTGTCACTAGTTAAATATTGACCTTTCATTTACCATATACGGTGCGTAGTATACAGGGAGCCTGAGCGCTCACCGTGCGTGCGTAACCGTGCGTAAGTTTTTTATATAGCGATAAAGCGCAATATTTAGCTATAAAGCGCTAGGGCTCCCTGGGGTGAATTGAGTTGGTGATCATTAGTTGTCGGTAAATAAATGACCCCACCTTTACCATATATGTAAGACAATCAGAACTTCAAAACGAACGGCGCCAAAAGTGTAGTGTTCGTGCACACGGTTCCTATAACTGATCTCGATACTTCGATCTAAAAGAATCGTTCTCGTAGCTTCTTCAATTTTGAAATGGCAAATCACGAGCAAAAAGTAATTTGCGAATTTCTCGCTTTGTTGAAAACAAACCCAAATGCTTTGCCCAGCGTTTTGCAAACGACACAACTACAGGCAGCGATTACCTCCAACGAGCAAACGGATGCGTCGAACTCATCAAGCACGAGCTCTCGATCTACATCTAGTTCACCCACTTCTGACGAAGAGTCTGCACAGAACACTGGGGCAGTCAACATCGTTTCCACCGGCACCACCGCTTACAGCGCAAAAGATCTTCTGGCAAAACGAGGGGCAAAGGGCAAAGGATCGAAAGCCCAACAAACATTTCGGGTAAGTCCAATCTTAATTATATTTAGCCATTTATTACAACTTGCGACAACCGAATCTTGAAAGATCTTGAAATAGATTTATCTTTCTCGTGTTCTTTTACTCGTGCATATTACACGTACGTATTCTTTACAAATAAACTTTATAATCTCAGTTCGAGCGCGGATCAATCgagaaaattgttgacttaAAAGTGTGAGATTTCTAATTGAAGATTTGGGTGATACAGATCACTACATGTATGAAGCCGAATGACGATCATTAATTAATGGCCATCCGACTGATTAGGCCCCGCGCGTCCACACTGATGCgtttaaaatatatatacttAGTTTGAAACAAAGCGCATACTTTTCAATAGTTTTTGTCTATTGTCCACACAACAACGCACGCTGCCAAGAGTTGAACATGTGGAGACATTTGAAAATGGAGCCAAACACAAACACATAAGTGTGGACGGGGCCGGCCTATTTAACAATTGTTGTTTTCTCAATTATTTTCAGTTTGTGTTGAGGGAGTCTGCCAGGAAATGTGGCATTTGGGAGAACCCTCCTCTCATGCGAGAGATTAATATGAAAACGCTGGAAGTGTTTACTAAAaaggtatatatatatctagACTGATACTTTGTATCTGCAGTGGAACTTCTCTTTATTAGGCCAGCTATCAAAGTCCCcaagggtggccgcttaatataGGGTTCGACTGTTTCCTTCAACTGTATTAGTAAGTCACTCCAGAATTTATTGGACCTTTCTGTAAGTAGTTACAGGGAAGCTACAGCTACAAtattgttgtttaaaaaaatatgtgcATACATGTAGATGGGTGGGTGGGGtgtaagaggaaaaaaggaaaagtacTAGTTAACCAAATCCGGACAAAATTTGTATCCGGTTTACAGATATTCattccttttcaattttctttatgaatattaatgagtgTTATAATATTCATGTTACAAGGTAATCAATGCACTTCCCCAACTGGATGGTCCTGCCCATACTATAAGAAGGAGGCTTTCTGAAAGTTTGATTTATAGAAggaatcaaataaaaaatacaaaattctgGAAGCGTGCTAGAAAGGTAAGCTTCGGTGTCTAACTTTTGATCTTCATTGTCAGTATTCATATCATATGCATATGGATATTGTATATTTTATGTCAAAACCAGTTACGTATACTGATCTTGACTTTACTTAATGTAATGACTAATTATGACAGACAGGTAGCTTAGGATCTAGTTGTCTTTTTTAATACAACTTCTCAACTCCAAGTGTAAGTGGATAGCTTACAGTGTATTGCATGACTCACAATAACTTGAACCATAAGATTAAAGAAAGTTAGTAACTAAAAAACCTGAAGGGAACCAAATTTACTTTGAGTTAGCATGAGGAGGCTCAAGTTATTGATGGTTTAAGTCTGAAGTCGGAgccaataataatttattagaGCAGGGTTCTAATTCTTTTGATGCCCTGGTATCAGCCACGGCcattataatattttttttaattggcaaATGATAAAATTccttaatttatttaaatacaGGGTAAATGTTATTATATTACCTCTTTATCTTGAACTCCGATCCCCGAAACTTATTTCCCTTGCCCTTGTTTTTCAGTCATATTTACTATCGGCAATCTCAAACTGTTTTTAGTTTCCCTTGAAAATTGGAGATAACTGGACTCAACTCTATAATCATTTCACTTGTAGATGAATAAATACAAAGATGAGGCCTGCCAGAGGCCAGTAGTTGTTGCTGAAGAAAACTCCACGCCGGTGAATACAACACTCATCCAAGTTGAGCAGGCTCTTAAAGTTGATGATCCTGCAGGTCATGATCAAGTTGAAGAAGATGATCAGGACACAGGACTTTCTTTCACTTCATCGTAAGTAAAAATATGTTACAATGTAATTATACATCAATAGCATCTTATCCTGTAATCCAGTAAACTCTTTCTAATTAAGCGGACACCACTGTAAGGCGGACACCTCGCTAAGGCAGACATGAATGGCTGGTCCCGGCCGAATCTCACTTGTTTGTCTGTAACTAAACTCTCTTTAAGGCGGACAGTGGACACTTCTTTAACAAAATTCAAGGCGGACactaaaagtacatttttttGCACAATCAATAGATTATAGGCCAGATATTATTTCAAATTGACCAACCACGGCAATAATAATCTCAAACTGATCTGATTACAAGAAAATACTTGATACTGTTTACCTGGTTTATTGTATTCTGCAACCAGTTAATTAAGTTTCCTTGTTTACAGGGAGGAGCTGTTCGTAATGGATGGtgcaaggaaaattgcccgggCAACTTTTCTCCGAACATCCAAAGCAGACAGTAAGTACAGTATAACCCCTGCCTGATCAGATCTTACAGCAACCCAAACGTGTGACCACtagtaattttaattaattcaaaCTCTTTTGTGCTCACAGACTATCCAATCAGAAGATGAGGATAGTTTAT includes these proteins:
- the LOC137971679 gene encoding putative uncharacterized protein DDB_G0271982, which encodes MANHEQKVICEFLALLKTNPNALPSVLQTTQLQAAITSNEQTDASNSSSTSSRSTSSSPTSDEESAQNTGAVNIVSTGTTAYSAKDLLAKRGAKGKGSKAQQTFRFVLRESARKCGIWENPPLMREINMKTLEVFTKKMNKYKDEACQRPVVVAEENSTPVNTTLIQVEQALKVDDPAGHDQVEEDDQDTGLSFTSSEELFVMDGARKIARATFLRTSKADSDFKKLVMQSNFLKSDDKVELTGPNTEKYLCEIQVGQKFYWPENQLLKHVAKSKQSKPKEPEKKATQSKPKEPEKKAKQSKPKEPEKMATQSKPKELEKTAKQSNKPKEPEKTAKQSKPKEPEKMATQSKPKELEKTATQSKPKEPEKTAISKESQDLQVTPTDKQTHKLLQI